The nucleotide sequence TTTTTGGTGCGGCAAATGGGACTTGAACCCATACGTCAAAGACACACGCCCCTCAAACGTGCCTGTCTGCCGATTCCAGCACTGCCGCATATATTTAACATAAAGGGATAGGAAAAATTGTTCAGATTGGACGAATTTAACCCGAAAGTGTATGCTATACATCGAGAGGTTAAATTCGTTCAAAGTGCAAATAATTTGACCCATAAATTGCTTTAGCAATTTATACCTTGTTTTTGGTTGAAGCACAACACTTGTAATAATTCTTCGTGATTTTATATCTTTTGTTTATTACTTATTTGCACGTTCTGGGCAATTTTAACATCCCGTTTTTATAAATTGTTTTTAGGATTAACAATATTTCTAAAGTCAAGGTCGCCTCTTTCCAAACCTTTTATAAGTACTTCTGCTGTTGCAACATTTGTTGCAAGCGGAATATTATGCACATCGCATAGTCTGAAAAGTGCATTAACATCAGGTTCGTGAGGTTGAGCTGTAAGAGGGTCTCTGAAAAACAACACAAGGTCAATTTCATTATATGCTATTCTTGCACCTATCTGCTGGTCTCCGCCCTGCGGACCTGATAGGAATCTGTGCACACTAAGACCTGTTGCATCCGAAACAAGCCCACCTGTTGTGCCTGTTGCAAACAAGTTATGGTTTTTAAGTATAGGCTTATATGCTATACAAAACTGTACCATAAGTTCCTTTTTCATATCGTGTGCAATAAGTGCAATATTCATATTTCCCTCTCTTTCGTATTAATAAAACCATTTAAAAAAACTTTTCTCTTTTTTTAAGTTTACAATCGGAATATTTTCTCCCGTAATTCTTTTTGCTACATTTCTAAATTGTTTGCCTGCTTTTGAAGAAGATTCCAAAACTGCAATCGTATTTCTCTTCTGACTTTTTAATACAATCTCGTCTTCCTCTATAATACCGATGGGAGAAATGCCCAAAATATCGGTAATTTCATCTATTGTAAGCATATCGCCTCTTTTAATCATATCCTGCCTTACACGGTTGATTAAAATTTTTATCTCAGGTATCGATGCCATTTCAAGTAAAGTTATAACCTTATCCGCATCACGAACAGAGGACATTTCAGGAGTTAATGTAACAATTGCAAGGTCTGCTCCTGCGATAGCAGATTTAAAGCCTTTTTCAATACCTGCAGGGCAATCTAAAAGAATATAATCATAATTATCTTCAACCTCCGAAAAAAGTTTAGAAAAATTTTCGGGATTTAAAAAATCTTTATCAGTTGACTGAGCTGCAGGAAGAAGGTGCAGATGCCCATACTTTTCAAGTTTAAAAATCGCTTTATCGAAAGAACATTTACCTTCTATTACATCAATAATATCATAAACTATAATATCATTTAGTCCCATTGCCAAATCGAGATTTCTAAGGCCGATATCTATATCTGCCATAAGGACTCTCTTGCCAAGTTTAGAAAGTGCTACGGCAATATTGGAAACTGCAACAGTCTTACCGACTCCGCCTTTCCCGGAAGTTATTACAATCGTTTTTGCCAACCTTTAAAACCTCCTTTTTTTACCTTCAAGGAATATTCTATCACATTTTTATAATAAATGCAATATTATTTTTATTCTTTCAAAAGTTCCAATGCGTTTTGCTTTTCAAGAACTCTTAATTGTGATTTTGCCATAATGTTTAGTTGAATAAGTCTTTCTCTTTGGGACACACCTTGTTCGATAAGCACTGCGTTATAACTTTCCATGTTTGCAATCACTAAAAGTTGTTCTATTGTGGCGTAATCTCTTATATTTCCCTTCTTTCCGGGATTTTCTGTTCTCCAGTCTTTTGCCGTCTTTCCGAACAGAGCCATATTTAAAACATCTGCCTCATTGGCATAAACAAAAGTAAGCTGTTTTTCGCTTAAATTAGGAACAATGTTTTCTTTGATAGCATCTGTATGTATACGATAATTAACCTTTGCAAGTTCTCTTTTCGCGTTCCATTCAAGTTCTCTTTGTTCAGTAGCTTTTAACCTTTGTAATTCTTTGATAATATAAAGCTTAAATTCTGCCGAGATCCAACTTGCAAATTCAAAAGCAATATCCTGATGTGCATATACCCCACTATTATATCGCCCTGACGAAACTGTAAGTCCAATACCATTTAGTTTCTCAATCCATTGACTTGGTGTAATCATAAAAGCATTAGTTCCAGCATCTTTTGTAACCGTATCGAATTCGATACGGTTAAAATCGGGATTATTCAGTTCCTCCCATACATATAAAAATCTTAGTGTTTCCTTATTTCTTAACCAATTATATACTGCAAATCTTGGATCGGTGGGATTTTTATATTTAGCAATATCAGTAAGAGATATGTATTCGTCCTGATTTATTTTTTTAAATCTTATATCTATGCCTTTTACCTCTATTTGATTATTCTTTGCCATATCGTATTCTCCCTTTATTTCAACTAAATTTTATTATACCGATGCTTTTAATTTTTCTTTGATAAATTATTAGTTGATTTAATATTATTTATTTGCACACTTTACGTCCATGCGGTGCATAGCACCGCATAAAATTATCTTAAAATTTCCATAGTAGGTTTATTATCAACATATTCCAAAAAGTCACCTGTGAAATATTTGGCTATTATTTCTTTGGCAACGGGAGCAATCGAATTACCATGTGAACCGTGTTCTACCACGACAGAAATTGCAATCTGAGGATTTTCATAAGGAGCAAATGCGACAAAAACTCCGTTATTTGAGCCATTAGGCACTTCGGCAGTACCTGTTTTACCACCGACTGAAACATTAAATCCCTCAAATACCGAAGAAGCCGTTCCGTCTTCGGTAACCGATTTCATACCCTCCATAATCAGTTTATGGTGCTTAGCATCTATTTCAATGCTTTCCTCCGCTACGGGATAATATTCTTTTATAATATTCGAGGTTGAATATTCTTTTACTCTTTTTACAAGGTGGGTTTTATATCTTGTTCCCCCGTTTGCT is from Oscillospiraceae bacterium and encodes:
- the mgsA gene encoding methylglyoxal synthase, which encodes MNIALIAHDMKKELMVQFCIAYKPILKNHNLFATGTTGGLVSDATGLSVHRFLSGPQGGDQQIGARIAYNEIDLVLFFRDPLTAQPHEPDVNALFRLCDVHNIPLATNVATAEVLIKGLERGDLDFRNIVNPKNNL
- the minD gene encoding septum site-determining protein MinD translates to MAKTIVITSGKGGVGKTVAVSNIAVALSKLGKRVLMADIDIGLRNLDLAMGLNDIIVYDIIDVIEGKCSFDKAIFKLEKYGHLHLLPAAQSTDKDFLNPENFSKLFSEVEDNYDYILLDCPAGIEKGFKSAIAGADLAIVTLTPEMSSVRDADKVITLLEMASIPEIKILINRVRQDMIKRGDMLTIDEITDILGISPIGIIEEDEIVLKSQKRNTIAVLESSSKAGKQFRNVAKRITGENIPIVNLKKEKSFFKWFY
- a CDS encoding KilA-N domain-containing protein, which codes for MAKNNQIEVKGIDIRFKKINQDEYISLTDIAKYKNPTDPRFAVYNWLRNKETLRFLYVWEELNNPDFNRIEFDTVTKDAGTNAFMITPSQWIEKLNGIGLTVSSGRYNSGVYAHQDIAFEFASWISAEFKLYIIKELQRLKATEQRELEWNAKRELAKVNYRIHTDAIKENIVPNLSEKQLTFVYANEADVLNMALFGKTAKDWRTENPGKKGNIRDYATIEQLLVIANMESYNAVLIEQGVSQRERLIQLNIMAKSQLRVLEKQNALELLKE